A stretch of Brachyhypopomus gauderio isolate BG-103 chromosome 3, BGAUD_0.2, whole genome shotgun sequence DNA encodes these proteins:
- the LOC143510193 gene encoding uncharacterized protein LOC143510193 isoform X2: MDELIDELFYFLKDENDFSSDLPPLEGTWKNARWLKPSKPTWTKLRSLAPCIRNFEEQYSGKPKQETHDTNPMKAPVNKIDMDRIKSNMDEIIDELFFLKDENDPDPPLEGTWKNARWLRTLKRPWTKLRSLAPCIRNSWMRLMSQLTSRSTFGNKCSG; encoded by the exons ATGGATGAGCTCATCGATGAGCTCTTCTACTTTCTCAAGGACGAGAATGACTTTTCTTCcgaccttccacctctag aaggaacttggAAAAATGCACGCTGGTTGAAGCCTTCCAAGCCCACTTGGACGAaactgaggtctcttgcaccctgcat acgGAATTTTGAAGAACAGTACTCTGGAAAACCAAAACAGGAGACACACGATACCAATCCCATGA AAGCACCTGTGAACAAAATTGATATGGATCGGATCAAATCAAATATGGATGAGATCATCGATGAGCTCTTCTTTCTCAAGGACGAGAATGACCCCGacccacctctag aaggaacttggAAAAATGCGCGCTGGTTGAGGACTTTGAAGCGCCCTTGGACGAaactgaggtctcttgcaccctgcat aaggaactccTGGATGAGACTGATGTCGCAACTCACCTCTAG AAGCACCTTTGGAAACAAGTGCTCTGGATGA
- the LOC143510193 gene encoding uncharacterized protein LOC143510193 isoform X1 codes for MIFLWCWCIGGFEEDSIDTDTEEESKTKLKAKRKQTDNTNPTKAPVNNTDMDELIDELFYFLKDENDFSSDLPPLEGTWKNARWLKPSKPTWTKLRSLAPCIRNFEEQYSGKPKQETHDTNPMKAPVNKIDMDRIKSNMDEIIDELFFLKDENDPDPPLEGTWKNARWLRTLKRPWTKLRSLAPCIRNSWMRLMSQLTSRSTFGNKCSG; via the exons ATGATATTTCTCTGGTGCTGGTGTATTGGAGGCTTCGAGGAAGATTCTATCGACACAGACACGGAGGAGGAGTCCAAAACCAAACTAAAAGCCAAAAGAAAACAGACAGACAACACCAATCCCAcca aagcacCTGTTAACAATACTGATATGGATGAGCTCATCGATGAGCTCTTCTACTTTCTCAAGGACGAGAATGACTTTTCTTCcgaccttccacctctag aaggaacttggAAAAATGCACGCTGGTTGAAGCCTTCCAAGCCCACTTGGACGAaactgaggtctcttgcaccctgcat acgGAATTTTGAAGAACAGTACTCTGGAAAACCAAAACAGGAGACACACGATACCAATCCCATGA AAGCACCTGTGAACAAAATTGATATGGATCGGATCAAATCAAATATGGATGAGATCATCGATGAGCTCTTCTTTCTCAAGGACGAGAATGACCCCGacccacctctag aaggaacttggAAAAATGCGCGCTGGTTGAGGACTTTGAAGCGCCCTTGGACGAaactgaggtctcttgcaccctgcat aaggaactccTGGATGAGACTGATGTCGCAACTCACCTCTAG AAGCACCTTTGGAAACAAGTGCTCTGGATGA